A single window of Nicotiana sylvestris chromosome 3, ASM39365v2, whole genome shotgun sequence DNA harbors:
- the LOC104228962 gene encoding peptide methionine sulfoxide reductase has translation MASKQEASSKSTNPALDPDLDNPDHPGLEFAQFAAGCFWGVELAFQRIDGVVKTEVGYSQGHVHDPNYKIVCSGTTDHAEVIRIQFDPNVCPYTNLLSLFWSRIDPTALNRQGNDVGNQYRSGIYYYNEAQAQLARESLEAKQKEFKDKKIVTEILPAKRFYRAEEYHQQYLEKGGGRGAKQSAAKGCNDPIRCYG, from the exons TCAACCAACCCAGCACTGGATCCGGATCTGGACAACCCGGATCACCCGGGTCTGGAGTTTGCCCAGTTTGCTGCAGGCTGCTTCTGGGGAGTGGAATTGGCATTTCAGAGGATTGATGGAGTAGTGAAGACGGAGGTAGGCTACTCTCAGGGCCATGTCCACGACCCAAATTACAAGATCGTTTGCTCCGGAACCACCGACCATGCAGAGGTGATTCGGATCCAGTTTGACCCGAATGTCTGCCCATATACCAATCTGCTTTCTCTCTTTTGGAGTCGCATTGACCCCACCGCTCTAAATCGCCAG GGTAATGATGTGGGGAATCAATACCGCTCAGGAATATACTACTATAATGAGGCTCAGGCTCAACTCGCAAGGGAATCATTGGAAGCTAAGCAGAAGGAATTTAAGGATAAGAAGATTGTCACAGAAATTCTTCCTGCAAAGAGATTTTATAGAGCTGAAGAGTATCACCAACAATATTTAGAAAAGGGTGGTGGCAGAGGTGCCAAGCAGTCAGCTGCAAAGGGCTGCAATGACCCAATAAGGTGCTACGGTTGA
- the LOC104228978 gene encoding autophagy-related protein 16, giving the protein MSYEEVAVGAIRDALKALRKRHLVEEGAHAPAFLALTRPLVLQGSEWKEKAENLEVELQQCYKAQARLSEQLVVEVAESRASKSLVQEKEAIITDLQNELNESRDECSRLTELLTEKTKALELIMGEHQELKAQLEAMTLRANNAEAENKTLVDRWMLQKMQDAERLNEANALYEDMLDKVKATSIEKLARQQVDGVVRQSEDGANFYAESSLPSICKQRIPAHDGGCASILFEYNSCKLISGGQDRAIKMWDTTSGSLSNSLYGCLGSVLDLSITHDNKYIIAASSSNNLYVWDANSGRIRHTLTGHVDKVCAVDVSKFSSRYVVSAAYDRTIKIWDLQKGYCTNTIIFHSNCNSLSFSMDGLTISSGHVDGSLRLWDIQTGKLLSEVAAHSQAVTSVSLSRNGNVILTSGRDNLHNLFDIRTLEICGTFRANENRVASNWSRSCISPDDSYVASGSVDGSVHIWSVSNTKMVSTLKEHTAPVLCCSWSGFGKPLATSDKSGIICIWS; this is encoded by the exons AT gTCATACGAAGAAGTTGCTGTTGGAGCAATTAGGGATGCATTAAAGGCTCTAAGAAAGCGGCATTTAGTGGAGGAAGGGGCTCATGCCCCTGCTTTCCTTGCCCTCACTAGGCCTCTCGTTTTGCAG GGTTCAGAGTGGAAAGAGAAAGCTGAAAATCTTGAAGTTGAACTTCAGCAATGTTACAAAGCTCAAGCACGACTGTCAGAGCAGCTTGTGGTGGAAGTAGCTGAATCAAGAGCTTCAAAATCTTTAGTTCAAGAGAAGGAAGCTATCATTACTGACCTTCAGAATGAGCTAAACGAATCAAG GGATGAATGTTCTCGTTTAACTGAACTTCTCACAGAAAAGACTAAAGCTTTGGAATTGATTATGGGTGAGCACCAGGAGCTTAAAGCACAACTTGAAGCAATGACTCTGAGAGCAAACAATGCTGAGGCAGAAAATAAAACGTTGGTTGATCGTTGGATGCTGCAGAAGATGCAGGATGCTGAGCGCCTTAACGAG GCTAATGCTCTCTACGAAGATATGCTGGATAAGGTCAAGGCCACCAGTATAGAAAAACTTGCTCGTCAACAAGTGGATGGTGTGGTCCGCCAAAGTGAAGATGGTGCAAACTTTTATGCAGAATCTTCCCTTCCTAGTATATGCAAGCAAAGAATCCCTGCCCATGATGGTGGATGTGCCTCGATTCTTTTTGAGTATAACTCCTGTAAATTGATAAGCGGTGGGCAGGATCGGGCAATTAAAATGTGGGATACTACAAGTGGATCATTAAGCAACAGTCTTTACGGTTGTCTGGGTTCTGTCCTTGATCTTTCCATTACACATGATAACAAATACATCATTGCAGCAAGTAGTTCAAATAACTTGTATGTGTGGGATGCAAATTCAGGCAGGATACGACATACTCTTACTGGGCATGTAGACAAAGTTTGTGCTGTAGACGTGAGCAAATTTTCAAGTCGATACGTGGTGAGTGCTGCGTATGATCGTACCATAAAAATTTGGGATCTGCAGAAGGGTTACTGTACTAACACTATTATCTTCCACAGTAACTGTAATAGCCTTTCGTTTAGCATGGATGGCCTGACCATTAGTTCCGGTCATGTCGATGGGAGTCTTAGATTATGGGATATTCAGACAGGGAAGCTTCTGAGTGAAGTTGCTGCACATTCACAGGCTGTTACATCAGTTTCCCTCTCTCGAAATGGAAATGTAATATTAACCAGTGGGAGAGACAACTTGCACAATCTATTTGATATTCGTACCCTTGAAATTTGTGGCACTTTCAGAGCGAATGAAAATCGAGTTGCATCTAATTGGAGTCGTTCCTGTATCAGTCCAGATGACAGTTATGTTGCTTCTGGTTCTGTTGATGGATCTGTTCATATTTGGTCAGTATCAAACACTAAAATGGTAAGCACTTTGAAAGAACACACGGCCCCTGTTCTATGTTGTTCATGGAGTGGTTTTGGTAAACCTCTGGCTACCTCGGATAAGAGTGGAATCATATGTATTTGGTCATAA
- the LOC104228971 gene encoding vignain-like: protein MKKLFLVLFSLALVLRLGESFDFHEKELETEEKLWELYERWRSHHTVSRSLDEKDKRFNVFKANVHYVHNFNKKDKPYKLKLNKFADMTNHEFRHHYAGSKIKHHRSFLGASRANGTFMYANVEDVPPSVDWRKKGAVTPVKDQGKCGSCWAFSTVVAVEGINQIKTNELVSLSEQELVDCDTSQNQGCNGGLMDMAFEFIKKKGGINTEENYPYMAEGGECDIQKRNSPVVSIDGHEDVPPNDEDSLLKAVANQPVSVAIQASGSDFQFYSEGVFTGDCGTELDHGVAIVGYGTTLDGTKYWIVKNSWGPEWGEKGYIRMQREIDAEEGLCGIAMQPSYPIKTSSSNPTGSPATAPKDEL, encoded by the exons ATGAAGAAGTTATTTCTGGTTCTTTTCTCTTTGGCTTTGGTACTTAGGCTTGGGGAGAGTTTCGATTTCCACGAGAAGGAGTTGGAAACTGAGGAAAAATTGTGGGAGTTGTATGAGAGATGGAGAAGCCATCACACTGTATCGAGGAGCCTTGATGAGAAAGACAAGAGGTTCAATGTGTTCAAGGCTAATGTACACTATGTTCACAACTTCAACAAGAAGGATAAGCCTTATAAGTTGAAATTGAACAAGTTTGCAGACATGACTAACCATGAATTCAGACACCATTATGCTGGTTCCAAGATTAAGCATCATCGTTCTTTTCTTGGAGCTTCACGAGCAAATGGAACTTTCATGTACGCCAATGTGGAAGATGTCCCTCCCTCTGTTGACTGGAGGAAGAAGGGTGCTGTTACTCCTGTCAAAGACCAAGGCAAATGTG GAAGTTGCTGGGCATTTTCAACTGTCGTTGCAGTAGAGGGGATAAACCAAATCAAAACAAATGAGTTAGTATCTTTATCAGAACAAGAACTTGTTGACTGTGACACTAGTCAAAACCAAGGATGCAATGGAGGGTTGATGGACATGGCATTTGAATTCATCAAGAAGAAGGGAGGCATCAATACTGAAGAGAACTATCCATACATGGCTGAAGGTGGCGAGTGTGATATTCAAAAG AGGAATTCTCCTGTGGTATCAATTGACGGACATGAGGATGTTCCTCCTAATGATGAGGATTCCCTACTTAAAGCAGTAGCCAACCAGCCTGTTTCTGTAGCTATACAAGCTTCAGGTTCTGACTTCCAGTTCTACTCTGAG GGTGTATTCACCGGAGACTGTGGTACTGAGTTGGACCATGGTGTGGCAATTGTGGGCTATGGCACAACCCTTGATGGAACCAAATACTGGATTGTGAAGAACTCGTGGGGACCTGAATGGGGAGAAAAAGGATACATTAGGATGCAACGCGAGATTGATGCTGAAGAGGGATTGTGTGGTATAGCAATGCAACCATCCTACCCCATCAAGACTTCATCAAGCAACCCCACAGGGTCTCCTGCAACAGCACCTAAGGATGAACTATAA